CAGTTGAGATGACTCTATTTCTAGCTTTTCTGCCAGAGTCGGCAAGCGATTCGCTTGCCGACTGGGCATGCTATACGATTCGGTATTATTAAGTAAAATAATGGATAATCAACACTTGTATTTAGTTATATTTTTCATGAATAAAGACAACCCGATATAAAATTAATAGTCGGCTTGTCCTAAATAAAAAAAATACTAGATTTATTTCAGAGGGATCTGAATAACTCTAGTCACTTAATATCTTTATTCGATTCTCACGATAGATCGACAAAATGTTAAATACTGTTTTGTTTTTTTAATGAATGATCGAAAATTTTGTTAATACTTAACATTTTTAACCATCTTTTGAAGGGATTTTGATAAAATGTTAATTTTTGGTATTTGTTTATCAATTTGTCTAATTCTTGACTAATTTGTATTGTTTCCTGACTTGTATATCCTTTCAAATTAGCCGTTTCGATTAATTGTTGTCTTTTTAGAGAAATCTCTACAAATAATTTTTCTCTTAATATCCTTTCATCTGTTGACATCCACCTTTTACCTCCTCAAAACATGCGTTCAATATACGCACTATCGTATTATTACAGATTCTACTATTTTTGTAAATATAATCGCAAAATTAGACAAATTTTTTGCTATTTTTTTATTTTCTATTTGAAATAAACGTGCGAGCATTTCTCTTTACGAATACGAAAAAAATCGATAAAATAGCCAAATATAATATTATTTTCTCTTGGAGATGAAGAATATGAAACAGCTATACTATGCCCTATTATTACTAACTAGTATGTTGTGGGCAGGAAACTTTGTTTCTGGAAAATTTATGGTTGGCCATGCTTCACCATTTGTATTAACCGAATTGCGCTGGATTCTGGCTGTTTTGATATTAGCTTTCATCGTATATTATCAAGAACGCTCATTTAAAATACCGAAAGAAGCAATCCTTCCTCTCATGATGATGGGATTAACCGGTATTATTTTTTTTAATGTCTTTTTATATTTAGCTCTTGAAAATACAAGTGCGGATACAGTAGGTTTACTATCGACATTAAATCCGATCTCCATAGCCGTTATGAGCTTTATTTTTTTGAGAGAAAAATTGACATTTCGCCAAATGATCGCTATGTTCATTTCACTTGCTGGTGTATTCATTGTTTTAACAAATGGACAATTTGATGATATTTGGAGCCATACCGCATTTAATATTGGCGATATTTATATGCTGATAGCTGTTTTAGTATGGGGCGGATATTCTGTAGCTGGAAAAATAGCGATGAAATATGTATCTCCGTATATGTCCACTTTTTGGTCAGGGATATTTGGCTCTTTATTTTTACTGCCGTTTACGGCAAAAGAAATGATTTCGATCCAAGGGCCGCTATCCTTTTGGACCGCTGTAGCTTATACAGTGGTTGGTTCTACCGTTTTAGCGATGGTATTTTGGAACATCGGTGTTCACCATATAGGCGGTACGACATCAGGAATGTTTTTGAATTTTAATCCTCTTTTCACAGCGATTTTTGCTTATTTCTTATTAGGAGAAACATTAGGATTTAGCCAATTCATTGGTGCGATTATGATTATTTTAGGTGTTCTATCATTTACTCGAAAAGTTGAAACAAAGCCCATTCCTATTCATGAAAAGCTGAGATTATAAAGAACTTACCTATCAAGCCATTAGGCGAAAAAAATTGTACCTCGACTCTTTTTACGTAAATTTAACGACAACGTCAATTTGTTATCGAATCCATTCAAAAAGCGAAACCAAAGCGCTCGCCTTCGGTTTCGCATCTACTTAATGATTCCAGTCTTTCGAATATCCACTTTGATTTTCGGTTGAATTTTAATAGAAGGGTATGCTTTTTCCCAATCTAGTTGATCCCATATTTCCGTGTGATAAGCAATCAATTCTCTGCCAACCCCGAAGGCATCACAATTTGCATCAAGCAATGTATTCACTACTTTTTCCGCATTTTTTGTCAACTTTTCTGTTAATACTTGATTTATTTTTTCGATCAATTTATTCGATTCTAATTGATCTGATGGAAATTCGATAATTTCAGCCTCTAATTGAACATCGATCATGACCTTAATATCATTAGGATCCTTTGCTTTTACGGATAGTTTCCGATTCATATCCTTTACTTCTATCGTAATATAGACGCCTTCATGATGTTGATCTTGTAAATTTATTTTTTCCGTAAATATCATATTTTGATCGATTTTGTCAGCTAAAAGCATAAAAATTTGCGTCTCTTTACTTGATAACTTCCCGTTCATCTGTTTTTGATGGAATAACGCTAAACCTCCCAGTTCAATTTTCCCTTGTGCTAATTTAATAAATGGCAGAACAATACTTTTTCCAGGATCAAAGAGAGAGGAAAAAGTGAATAGCGCTGTTTGTTTCGGAATTAGTGAATCATCTTCAGCACTGATCATTAAATCTCGCAAATGATCACCAATATTCGTTTCCCCTACCTTTTTTACTTGAATAACATCAGATGCTTTTCCTTCCACTACAATAATTTTCGCCCCCAACGGGCTTTCAGGAGTACGAAAAAACGTATCTAATACTTGATAAACATCTTTTCTTGCGACGTCTTCACTAACTAAAATGGAATTGAGTTTCATCGGTAAAGGCTCGTCTGAAATCATTTGATCTAAGCTTAAAAAACCATCTTTCACTGTATATCCTTCACCCATGACAATTTCACTCATCTGCTCTTTTGCTTCCCCCATCTCTTTAAATAAATTGATCGCTGTTGTCACGAAATATTTTTGATCATCGATGATGTCAAAGCCGATGATTGACATAAATTTTGAATGTTTTAATGTTTTTTGATCCCAGCATCCGGTTAATAAGGTTAAGATGATAAATATTACTAATAGAATTCTACTTTCATTCATTTTGTAACTCCCCTAATTTTTTCCTTAAAAAAAGAGAGATGATGAGCAATAAAAATGGGATGCCTCCTATAAACAAGTAGCTAACCTTCCCGATGAATTCTCCAAAAGCTTCAATTGCGCTTGGCTTTTGCGGAATAAGGCTGATGACAAAGACTATGACTGCCACAAAAGGAACCATCCGTTGATGAGGTTTCTTAAAAAAATGGCTTAACCCCTTTGCCGCCAAATAACTGTATGTCGTTAAAGAGGTGGCAACAGAAACAACCCATACGGATAAAAACACGATATCGATTCTTTCAATGACTGAAAACTTAATCGCTTTTAGCATATATAGCACCGGCTGCGGGATGAGAGTCATCGCTTTTGGTGAAAAAGTCATGATCGCTAGCATGACGATAAATAAATAATAAAACGTAACAAATGCATTTGCGAGTGAAATCGATTTGATAATTTTTTTACTTTCAGATTTAACAAGTGAATACGTAACGAGGAGCACATCAAATCCTAACATCGCTATAATTCCTTGATTTGCACCTAATAAGATGTTTTTTAATCCCGCTTGACCGACTGGAAATAAATAGCGGAAATCAATATTTGTAAATGAAAAAATGACTAACCCTAATAAAATGATTAAAAAAATGGAAACAAAAGTATAAAATCTAGCTATAATCTTAAAGGATTGACTTGCAAAATATAAAATCGTGAATATGCCTAATAAATTCATAACCCATACTGGCGTAGTTGGATAAATCCAATTTTTTAAAATAGATGTATACAATATGATAATTAAACTACTAATGAGAAGATAATATCCGACAAACAGAATATTAAAGAAATTCCCTATCCATTTTCCGACAATTTTCGATGTAAATTCATACAAATTTAAATATGGGAATTGTTTACAAAGGAAGTACATAATGAAAATAAACAGCTGACTAGCTAATCCAGCAACTAATAATGAAATCCAGCTATCTGCCTTTGCATATTGATGGAGATCACGTGGCAAAGATAAAATCCCTATTCCTACTTGGGTTTGTACAACGAAAAAAAATAATTGTATATGTGTAATATAATCTTTATTTCTTTCCATTCCGTTTCCACTCCCTCGAAATATGCTGCTGCTTCATCGCTTGTGGATGAGGGTCAAGTGGACGATTATTCATTTTCCATGCAGGCATTCGCACAATCGTATCTTTTAAATCTTTCATCCTCAATGGAGCAAAAGGTGCGAAATACGGAGTCCCGAAGTTTTCCAGTTTACACAGATGCATCAGCAAAAACATTAAGATCATTTCAATTCCTAAATAACCAAATAAAGTAGCTCCTAGCATCATAGGAAAGCTAATGATTCTTAATGCGATGCTCATTTCATTTGATGGAACACTAAATGATGCAATGGCTGTTAAAGCAACGATAATAATCATCATTTTGGATACGAGACTAGCCTCAACAATAGCTGTTCCGATAACTAACCCTCCAACAACACCGATCGTTTGGGCAATCGGTGCCGGTAAACGAACAGATGCTTCCTTAAGCAATTCTAAAATGACAACCATAATTAAAGCTTCAAGCATTGGGGGGAAAGGGACGAACTCAAGTGAACTTTTTACTGTAAATAACAATTCAGTAGGAATGACTTCAAAATGAAAGGAAACCGTTGCGATATAAAGAGCAGGAAGTGTTACAGCTAAAATAAAACTAATTAATCGGAACAATCGATAAAGAGTTCCAACGTAAAAACGACTATTGTAATCATCCGGAGATTGAAAAAAAGTAAAAAAGGTTACCGGCATGATTAAGGCAGAGGCACTACCTTCCATAAATAAAGCGACACGACCTTCCATTAACATGGACGCCGCACGGTCAGGCCTTTCAGTACTTAAAATTTGTGGAAAAAGGGAAAAAGGGTTGTCCTCAATAAATTCTTCTATATAACCTAGAGTTTGAACAGAATCAACTGATATGGACGTGACCCGTTTTTCCACTTCTTCAACAAGCTTTGGATTTGTTAAGTTTTTAATCGACAAGATCGCAACTTTCGTATCTGATGCTTCTCCTAGTGATATATAACGAACAACTAAATTCGGATTTTCGATCCGCTTCCTTAAAAGGTGAAGGTTTTTTTGTATATCTTCTACAAAACCTTCATGGGAACCACGGATCACTTGCTCATTCGTCGGCTCCTGAATGTCACGCGTAATCGAAGATGGAATATGAAACAAATAAACGTTTTCATTATTTTCCATAAAAAAGGCACAATAGCCTCGAATGATTCCCATCTTCACTTCATTTAAATTGTTCGATTTTTCAATTGCTTCTACTGTGATGATTTCTTCTATGTTCCCGCTCTTCTTTTCTAAAATAGGCTGAATGATATTCGTCTTTAATCCTTTTTTATCTATCAATTCTGGAAAATAAAGAATCACACAACGTTTTTGGCTAAACATCAATTCTTTTTTTTGCAAATCTTCCGTATTCCATAAGGCATCTTCTATAAACTTTACATTTTGATATAAATTTTGCGTTGCCAACACTGGACGCTGATTCAAAATTTTATAAGAATGATTATTAATAAAACGCGGCTTTTCATCTTTCTTTAACTTTTTCACACACAGCCCTCCATTGATAGAAGAAGAAACCTTATGCTACAAGTGATGCTACAGTTTTAAAAAGGCTCTTTTCTAAAAGATTGTTGCTTTACAACCTTAGCTTTTCAACTGTCAAGGCAAGCGACACGCTTACTATGTCACACTTTAGTGTGACACATAAACCGAACAAATGGCGATTGTCGGACAAATGAATTGGCCGATTATGTTCATGTTTGAGAGATTAAGTATATTTCCAAACTCATGCTTTCATAATTTGCTCAATTTACAATAAAATATTCAAATTCTGGATGATTATATGTACCATTTAAAATGATGTAATATGGTATAACAGTTTCCAAAACAAAAATGTCATCTATGTTAAGTTGCAATAAAGAATTTCCGATTTTTTGTTTCTATTTGAAACTTTAACGTTTTCGTCTTTTATGGAGTAATCGTCTGAGTGTAGAACAAAATTTCAACTTATATAATTGAAAAATAGCGAAACTTGTTAGAAGAATGAAACGTAAATATATTAAAGAACTTTTTAGTAGGAGCGAGATGTATGAGATCCATTTTTTCCTTCCTTATAAGAAGCATTTTCTCTTTTCTAACGATGGTTATAAGCTGGTTTATCATCTTTTTTGCTTTTAACGCTTCCTTTTTCTTATCTGTAATGCTTTCTCTCATGATTGGTTTTTTCGTTTTTCTTATTTCTCAGCTCTTAACAAAACAAAAATTATTAAAAACAAATGGCCTTTCACGAAGAGAGTATGCGTATATTCATCGAAATTTAAAAGAAGCGAAGCAAAAGCAAATCCGGCTGCAACGAACATTGTTTAAAGCACGAACGATTGATTCATGGAAAATTTTATTTGATATCAATCGACTATCAAGGCGCATATACCAAATTGTAAAAAATGAGCCAAAACGATTTTATCAAGGTGAAAAATATTTTTACTATCACTTAGATTCTTGTGTCGAATTGTCGGAAAAATATGTGCAATTAGCTTCACAACCAATAAAAGATGCTGATATTCGCCATTCTCTAGAAGTAACAAAAAAAACGCTTCGTGAACTAAATAACCATTTGGAGAAGGATTTAATTGATGTACTTTCAAACGACCTGAACGATTTAAAATGGGAGCTAGATTTTGCGAAAAAACAAACAGATAAGAGTAATGTAGAGAGGTGATGAAGATGAAAGATAAGAATAATCAAGAACATGAGCGAGTATTAGACGAATTGTTAGCTCATCCGTTTCAGGAAGATCATTCGGTTTTAGTCGAACAAACTGTTCAAACAGCTGACCAGTCAAAGCGTCTAGTTGATATGCTCCCAAATGACCATCGCGAAAAAGCATATACTCTTGCCAAACAAATTGATCATTCCAACCGACAGGCTATCGTACAATTTGGAGCAAATGCCCAAGCAAAGCTCTCTAGCTTTTCTCAATCAATGCTTGATCATGTCCAAAAGAAAGATGTTGCTCCAATTGGTGATATTTTAAAGGACTTGATGAATAAATTAGAACAAGTAAACCCTGAAGAATTGACACAACAAAAAAAGAATCTAATCTCAAGACTGTTTGGAAAACTATCGAGGTCTATTCAAGAGCTTTTATCCAAATACCAAAAAATAAGCGCTCAAGTAGAACGGATTACCGTTCGTTTAGAGCAATCGAAAAAAACGCTACTTGATGATATTAAAATGCTTGATCAGCTTTATGACCGTAATAAAGAATACTTTGATGCATTAAATATTTATATCGCTGCAGGTGAGCTAAAGCTAGAGGAGCTTCATCAAACAATCATTCCTGAAATGAGAAAAAAAGCGGAAAAGTTGAATAACCAAATGATGATTCAAGAAGTCAACGACCTTATGCAATTTGCAGATCGCTTAGAAAAGCGTTTGCACGACTTAAAGCTCAGCCGACAAATCACGATACAAAGCGCACCGCAAATTCGAATGATTCAAAATATGAATCAAACGTTAGCAGAAAAAATTCAATCATCGATCTTAACGTCTATTCCTTTATGGAAAAATCAAATTGCTATTGCTCTTACCTTATATCGTCAAAGAGGTGCTCTTGAAGCACAAAAACAAGTCACGAATACGACCAATCAATTATTGCTGAAAAATGCAGAAATGTTAAAAGCGAATACGATTGAAACCGCAAAAGAAAATGAGCGCGGCATTGTTGATATTGAAACATTGAAAAAAACACAAGAACACCTTATCTCCACCATCCAAGAAACATTACGTATTCAAGATGAAGGCCGAATGAAAAGAATGCAGGCCGAACAGCAATTAATCGAGATGGAAAATGAGCTCAAGACAAGGTTATTAGAAATGAAAAAAGAATAGAATTTAGAAAGTGGGTGCCGATTAAGCACCCTCTATTGATTGATTACCCATATATTTCTTTTCATTTTATTTAAAATCCGCTGGATAGTGCTGTATATCAATTCCCCAAACGATCGGCATCCATAAGTATATGAGGAAAGCAATTACGATAATGGACACAACATTTAACCAAAATCCTGCCTTCGCCATATCACCGATTTTCAAATAATTGGACCCGAAAACGACAGCATTTGGTGGTGTTGCTACAGGAAGCATAAAAGCACAAGATGCGGCAATAGCAGAAGCGACCATTAAAGCATATGGATGAACACCAATTGCACTAGCTAATGATGCCATAATTGGTAAAATCATCGTTGCTGTCGCTGTATTTGATGTAATTTCCGTTAAAAAGATGACAATTGTTGTTACGACTACTAAAATCAAAATAAAGTGAATGCCTGATACTAACGTCATTTTTTCCCCGATCCATTGTGCTAATCCCGTTTCTTTAAAACCTGCCGCAATGGCAAGTCCTCCACCAAACAATAGTAAAATACCCCATGGCAGCTTTTTCACTGTCTCCCAATCTAAAAGAAAAGCACCTGGTTTATTTTTAGATGGAATAGCAAATAAAATGACAGCTCCTATTAAGGCAATGATTGTATCATTAATGCCTGGAATCCATTTGCTTAATATAAATGAGCGACTGATCCATGCAATGGATGTGAATAAAAATACTGTAAAGATGATTTTTTCTTCAAAAGATAATTTTCCTAATGATTTTAACTCACTTTGAATGACTTCTTTCCCACCTGGGAAATTTTTCAGCTTCATTTTAAACGCAATTTTCGTTAAATAATACCATGAGCCAATTAGTAATAACGCTGCAATTGGGACACCGAATAGCATCCATGTTGAAAAGGAAATCGTCACATCAAAAAGCTCTCCTGCTACGGCTGCAAAAAGGGCATTTGGTGGTGTTCCAATTAACGTACCTAATCCTCCAATGGAAGCTGAATACGCAATTCCAAGCATTAACGCTTTCGCAAATGTTTCGGCATCATTCGTTTTACTAGCTAGATTTTCTTTTGATACAGCCTCTTTTACTTTATACACAATCGCTGTTCCGATTGGCACCATCATCATAGCCGTTGCCGTATTCGATATCCACATCGAAAGAAAGGCTGTCGCCAACATAAATCCGAACACTAACCGTTCCATATTTGTACCAATCATAGATATGATCGATAAGGCGATCCGCTTGTGTAAATTCCATCTTTCCATCGTTAACGCTATTAAAAATCCGCCCATAAATAGAAAAATGACATCATTTCCATATGAAGATGTCGTCGTACCGACATCTAATGCGCCCGTTAATGGAAATAAAATGATTGGCAATAATGATGTTGCAGGAATTGGAATAGCTTCTGTAATCCACCAAATAGCTATCCAAGTTGTGCTTGCTAAAACGGCTAAAGCCTCTTTTGACATTCCTTCAGGATGAAAAAAATTTAAAATCAAAAAAAACAGTAACGGACCTAAAATAAGACCAACTTTTTGTCTACCGCTATACGAATTTAGTGGATTTGGTTGAAGTGGAGTAGAACCTTTCTTGTCCGTCTCCATTGTTGAGGTTGGCAAAAATTGCGCAAACATTTGCTTTAATTGGACATGATCATTCCATATTGTTTGGCTAAATTTTGTTAACATCGATTGCTTCATCTCCTATCCCCCTTGTTTTAATATTTAAATAATTTTCTAAAATATTTAATTTTTATAATATATAGTATATTGTCCTTATTTTTAATTAATTTGTCAACGCTTTCAGTAGTTTTAATAATTTAAAATTTTTGTATTATCCAACCGTAAATGAAATGGTTTCCGATTCATTGGCTTTCACAAAATTTTCATCCCCTTACAATTGATTCTTCTCACAACATTACCCCATTTGTGGCCAGTACATGAAAAAAACGAGGCTGTGTAGAGGGGTTAGCACCCTTTTTGGCAGCCTCTCAACATTTATCTCTTTAATAAATTGGCACCCAGCCTTCTGTCGTTACAAAAATTCGAATAGCGACAACCCGGCGGTCTTCTTGCAGTGTAAAGTAATGTCTCGTATTTTCTGGTACCGAAATTAAGTCGCCAGGCTCTAGTTCTACATCAAAAAATTGTCCATCCTTCCCTTGAATAGCAAATGTACCGTGTCCGCTTACGATAAAACGCACTTCATCATCTGTATGATGATGCTCTTTTTTAAAGTTTTCTAATAATTGATCTAAATTCGGAGTTGTTTCTGATAACGAAATGACATCATGTGCTCGATAGCCGCGTCGTTCAGAAATATTTTCGATTTCTTCTTTAAAAATATATAAAATTTCCTCTTTCTCTTTATCTGTTAATTGATAATTTTCAACTAAATACTCTGGTAGTTTGGAAATATCCCATTGTTCATAAATAACCCCTTGTTCGTCTAAAAAATGAATGACTTTCTCTTTTTCTTCAATTCGTTTATTAGACTTATGAATACGAATGGTTGCCATTTTAATTCCTCCTCTATTGATTTGTTATTGAGAAAAGTTTAAGCTTAACATGATAAGAAAATAAAAATTCGAAAGCTTCCAAATATTTTTTTGCTGCAAAAGGTGTTTGTCCCCAAACGGTAATCCCATGATTTCTAATGAGGACCGCTCCATAATCTTTTTTTACATAGTTCGAAAACTCGGCTGCCAATGTCGGGATATGGGCATGATTAGCAATAATCGGTACTGTTATTTCCGCATCTTCCTCCCATAGACCGAACGCTTTCATGATTTCTTGACCTTTAAAGGTAACTGACCCTTTTTCATAATAAAGCTCGGAAATTACATTGTTATCGACCGTATGAACATGTAAACTGCATTCAGCTTTCGTTTTTTTAAAAATTTCGACATGAAGAAGCGTTTCCGCTGAAGGCTTCCCTTTTTGTCCGGGTAATGGAAGACCATTTTGATCAACATGAATAAAATCTTCATCTGTTTGTTTTCGTTTATCTTTACCACTTGCTGTTACGAAAAAGGTTAACGGTTTGTCGCTAACCTTAATAGCTAGATTTCCGCTCGTCGCAGGAAACCAATCTCGTTCCGCTAGTTCTCTTTTAATTTCAGCAAGCTCTCCCCACTTTTTATCTCTATCATTCATACGCTCATCTCCCTTGTCTAGCTCGAAGCTTTAGCTCTCTTAATCAATTTCAGCTGAAAAAATTATCGTTTTCAAGAGCTAAACAGACGCTTTCATCATTTCGTTTAAATGTTGAAGGTAAGTAATAATGTCAGTAAACGTTTCAAAGCTTCGATGCGGAAGATTGAGATCTTGACATTTTTTTAATAATAAATCACGGGCAAACACAAAATCGGCTAGTTTGGCTGCTTCTAAATCTGTAATTGAATCCCCTATAACAATCACAAAGTTATCTTTAGATTGAATTTTACGGATAATAGAAGGCTTACAGCAGCCACAATCATTCGAACATTGATCATCACAAGAATGAGGCCATTGGATTTCGACAAAATCATGTGAAAAATCAGCCTCGTTGCAAAATATCCGATCTTCCGCAATAAGATGCTTCAGCAATGGTTTAACAAAAAAGTCAATACCACCGCTAACGATGAAAAGAGGAATGTTTTCTCTTTCGGTATACTCAACAAATTGTTTAAAGCCCTCACGTATTTCAGCTGTTGATAAAATATATTCTATCATCGCATATTTTTGATAGGATGGGATGAAAGAAAACATCTTGCCAACCCCTTTACGGATCGACATTTCTTCATCTAAAACAGCATCTTTTACACTCTCCCATTCGGGTGAAGCAAACTTTTTCATAATCGAAATAATATTATCTTTTTTCGTAATGGTTCCATCGAAGTCACAAATGATTAACGGTTTTTTCATGCTTTCACCTCAAGGTTCCCCCATAACTTTAGTGCTTGATTTAAGTTGGCATCTTCTTTCGCAGCTTCGACTAACGATCGACCAGATAAAACAGATTCGATCGCACATAAGAAAGCTTTGCCGCCGCCTTCTGCTCCATATGGGTGTCCATGAATTCCCCCACCTGCATTGATTACACAATCCTTTCCAAAATCAACAATTAATTGCGGAACAAGCCCAGGATGAATACCAGCTGATGGGACTGGGAATGTTTGTTTAAAATCATCTTCCTTTAAGCAGCTAAGAGCAATTTTTAAAGCCTCAGCTCGCGGAATGGCAACCGTTCCGTACGGTGATGGGAATAAGGAAAAATCGGCTCCAGCATAGCGAACGAGTTTTCCAAGCAATAGATGATAGGAAAATCCGTAAGATGGTGACGCTGCTAATGCCCCGCTAATGGCCGGATGAGCTAAAATAGGCACTTGAATTTCCGAATCTTCAGCTAGACTTTGCAAAACGTCTAATCCATAGGCGAAAACATTGAACAATAGAGCGGTTGCTCCATTTTCGATCGCCCGTTTGGCTCGATCTTTGATTTCCTCTGTTCTCCCAGAAAGATTGATCGCATATAATGCTTGTTTACCAGTTCGTTCATAAATTTCCTGCAAAACTTTGCGGCCAATTTTCACCCGCTTATCAATCGGAGTCAGTTCATTTTCAAACAAAATTTCATCATCTTTAACGAGATCGACTCCACCTAAAAGCTGATCTTTCAGTTGTTGTTCTAAATAATTTGAATCGCGACCGATGACCCCTTTAAAAATACTCATAAGAAGCGGACGGTCATAAACATTTAATTGTTCTCGGATGCCCTCAACACCATATTTCGGACCAGGCAATGTTTTTTTTAAATCATTAGGAAAATCAAGATCTATTAATTTAATCGCTCCATCCAATGAAAGCTTGCCAAAAACGGTTGTTAAAATCGCTGGAATGTCTGCACTGAAGTTAATGATTGGATAAGCAATTTTAACAATCCCCTTTTGACCGA
This genomic interval from Bacillus alveayuensis contains the following:
- a CDS encoding drug/metabolite transporter (DMT)-like permease (product_source=COG0697; cog=COG0697; pfam=PF00892; superfamily=103481; transmembrane_helix_parts=Inside_1_4,TMhelix_5_27,Outside_28_30,TMhelix_31_53,Inside_54_64,TMhelix_65_87,Outside_88_91,TMhelix_92_114,Inside_115_122,TMhelix_123_140,Outside_141_149,TMhelix_150_172,Inside_173_178,TMhelix_179_201,Outside_202_210,TMhelix_211_233,Inside_234_239,TMhelix_240_262,Outside_263_266,TMhelix_267_286,Inside_287_302), which encodes MKQLYYALLLLTSMLWAGNFVSGKFMVGHASPFVLTELRWILAVLILAFIVYYQERSFKIPKEAILPLMMMGLTGIIFFNVFLYLALENTSADTVGLLSTLNPISIAVMSFIFLREKLTFRQMIAMFISLAGVFIVLTNGQFDDIWSHTAFNIGDIYMLIAVLVWGGYSVAGKIAMKYVSPYMSTFWSGIFGSLFLLPFTAKEMISIQGPLSFWTAVAYTVVGSTVLAMVFWNIGVHHIGGTTSGMFLNFNPLFTAIFAYFLLGETLGFSQFIGAIMIILGVLSFTRKVETKPIPIHEKLRL
- a CDS encoding hypothetical protein (product_source=Hypo-rule applied; pfam=PF09388; superfamily=140500), which encodes MSTDERILREKLFVEISLKRQQLIETANLKGYTSQETIQISQELDKLINKYQKLTFYQNPFKRWLKMLSINKIFDHSLKKQNSI
- a CDS encoding spore germination protein (amino acid permease) (product_source=TIGR00912; cog=COG0531; pfam=PF03845; tigrfam=TIGR00912; transmembrane_helix_parts=Inside_1_6,TMhelix_7_29,Outside_30_38,TMhelix_39_61,Inside_62_81,TMhelix_82_104,Outside_105_113,TMhelix_114_136,Inside_137_140,TMhelix_141_163,Outside_164_182,TMhelix_183_205,Inside_206_217,TMhelix_218_240,Outside_241_268,TMhelix_269_291,Inside_292_303,TMhelix_304_321,Outside_322_335,TMhelix_336_355,Inside_356_365), which gives rise to MERNKDYITHIQLFFFVVQTQVGIGILSLPRDLHQYAKADSWISLLVAGLASQLFIFIMYFLCKQFPYLNLYEFTSKIVGKWIGNFFNILFVGYYLLISSLIIILYTSILKNWIYPTTPVWVMNLLGIFTILYFASQSFKIIARFYTFVSIFLIILLGLVIFSFTNIDFRYLFPVGQAGLKNILLGANQGIIAMLGFDVLLVTYSLVKSESKKIIKSISLANAFVTFYYLFIVMLAIMTFSPKAMTLIPQPVLYMLKAIKFSVIERIDIVFLSVWVVSVATSLTTYSYLAAKGLSHFFKKPHQRMVPFVAVIVFVISLIPQKPSAIEAFGEFIGKVSYLFIGGIPFLLLIISLFLRKKLGELQNE
- a CDS encoding spore germination protein KA (product_source=KO:K06295; ko=KO:K06295; pfam=PF03323; transmembrane_helix_parts=Inside_1_258,TMhelix_259_281,Outside_282_300,TMhelix_301_323,Inside_324_335,TMhelix_336_355,Outside_356_369,TMhelix_370_392,Inside_393_396,TMhelix_397_419,Outside_420_423,TMhelix_424_446,Inside_447_510) encodes the protein MKKLKKDEKPRFINNHSYKILNQRPVLATQNLYQNVKFIEDALWNTEDLQKKELMFSQKRCVILYFPELIDKKGLKTNIIQPILEKKSGNIEEIITVEAIEKSNNLNEVKMGIIRGYCAFFMENNENVYLFHIPSSITRDIQEPTNEQVIRGSHEGFVEDIQKNLHLLRKRIENPNLVVRYISLGEASDTKVAILSIKNLTNPKLVEEVEKRVTSISVDSVQTLGYIEEFIEDNPFSLFPQILSTERPDRAASMLMEGRVALFMEGSASALIMPVTFFTFFQSPDDYNSRFYVGTLYRLFRLISFILAVTLPALYIATVSFHFEVIPTELLFTVKSSLEFVPFPPMLEALIMVVILELLKEASVRLPAPIAQTIGVVGGLVIGTAIVEASLVSKMMIIIVALTAIASFSVPSNEMSIALRIISFPMMLGATLFGYLGIEMILMFLLMHLCKLENFGTPYFAPFAPLRMKDLKDTIVRMPAWKMNNRPLDPHPQAMKQQHISREWKRNGKK
- a CDS encoding Ger(x)C family germination protein (product_source=TIGR02887; cath_funfam=3.30.429.10; pfam=PF05504; superfamily=49764; tigrfam=TIGR02887); translated protein: MNESRILLVIFIILTLLTGCWDQKTLKHSKFMSIIGFDIIDDQKYFVTTAINLFKEMGEAKEQMSEIVMGEGYTVKDGFLSLDQMISDEPLPMKLNSILVSEDVARKDVYQVLDTFFRTPESPLGAKIIVVEGKASDVIQVKKVGETNIGDHLRDLMISAEDDSLIPKQTALFTFSSLFDPGKSIVLPFIKLAQGKIELGGLALFHQKQMNGKLSSKETQIFMLLADKIDQNMIFTEKINLQDQHHEGVYITIEVKDMNRKLSVKAKDPNDIKVMIDVQLEAEIIEFPSDQLESNKLIEKINQVLTEKLTKNAEKVVNTLLDANCDAFGVGRELIAYHTEIWDQLDWEKAYPSIKIQPKIKVDIRKTGIIK